The Drosophila teissieri strain GT53w chromosome X, Prin_Dtei_1.1, whole genome shotgun sequence genome has a segment encoding these proteins:
- the LOC122625170 gene encoding MAP kinase-activating death domain protein isoform X1: MAPSADSESGGSHSPSPRASRKRTKLRNQSLTSLCIISHHPFFTTFRECLFILKKLIDACNESSSPKRVGASQKINRDNVWTVLTGHVSDATPSIVLHDVREIETWILRLLSTPVPVPGSTRVEVEVLSPTVHEPLLFALPDHTRFSLVDFPLHLPLELLGVETCLKVWTLIMQENKVLFQSRDYNALSMSVMAFVTMLYPLEYMFPVIPLLPTCLSCAEQLLLAPTPFVIGVPASFLVYKKNFRLPDDIWVVDLDSTKLTPPTGGYEEIPPLPEPEGTILKNHLKQAMLLMDEAGLGALTSMTATNTAVSSQQLLPSVRDSLQEPPLLGVSQVRLPLQTPPHSAQASQRNSMSAQGTISSRQPSPMNSPALNPFVYGTDVDSVDVATRVAMVRFFNAQNTLANFAEHTRTLRLYPRPVVAFQINSFLRSRPRASQFLNLFARTQAVEFLAEWSLTPTNVAFLRVQTGVMDPMQVGDKPKWFAHALTPIRFSVWDDGSSLNGALRSLKQLECQPTDESGSDSEGADSSSSSYSSLSDFVSEMASSDLSPSLHDVFGSYNRPHVVPQTLSSNLDPALVYHPPSKLQYPEGIADAVASKEEEDEERADSPVSSSSSRSDLSSPSFNRDSEFDFQPKGGQTLGSTAVGGGAAAPSFELATPLAMRLEATIKMASIEQESDTGSTGKPIAASSKLHRHPSDSDSRPEKKIPPPLTPPVKQPGVSNILARTGSSGSSSSSPGRQSSQSSLFENFASHAKELVRETTRQSSQEGLLAHVDKHALDEDLDDKMRHTFEKFTLHAKKAAGEASKQALEVSKQAAGVSKNTLEDLTYVGKSTLGDLTKTAKEAATKKGIIKIEEHSAGGAGPPPKSPGSQLATHKQVQQSGGQGGGNNFFSAIGTDFNGLASSTSTMFSGMFGKKNQQKPVPVQQKQANVSSGKAKSGINFDPFPGRKGLVERTPLIKHSGPRQTQEELTRQQNQERSHSNAENQTFLKDVTNQVLAGEGVGWLKLNRFKKLMEDESYRTLVLSKLNKTLDKKIAPDDHIDDVCVTKPVWKGMLKCIQAIAGGLDVTFANFGLGGMASVFQLMEVAHTHYWSKEITEGSDMSSSLLSSHAASPMGSRENLRSPSSPNGSHSALGSEWASPQESRKSSTQLAHGGPGGPGGSHSGAPINRRLSSADSQDGQSTTEMFKDMLSQKRSALKNMLTSFDSDAAGSTGALSVVSLGVRLPSSCRSTVSDTEYENTTTSKDSKKSSGNLWSGKSTLSAGFRYTGGHLINTSSSPSPDSPRVYLFEGLLGKDRLNLWNQMQFWEDAFLDAVSQERDMIGMDQGPIEMMERYKSLSESERKRLEHDEDRLLSTMLYNLTAILVMLNVTKDEIRRKIRRLLGKSHIGLVYSQEVHNVVDQINNLNGNDIDLKPLGSRLLHRQSFTVHQGTDVNGPLRFMEVRDDGLVLRSVDGTIVERWWYERLVNMTYSPKTKLLCLWRRNGGQTQLHKYYTRKCKELYNCIKEAMERGGTPTNVPELGGEFPVQDMNTGEGGLLQVCLEGVGLLFSNSKFFVRLDHIRKCFTQKGGIFVLEEYNPKTRNLIQRKYQSSMSDQICYSVLCVFSYVAAGQDQKKNPVVITPQIQDIHAQQKQKHQQQQQQQPQPHQTHQPTTQQHQAATTTVASAVPTTTAPVGQANPSRMSGKSQAGSISIRHTVPMQKPTITMSTVQPQARMPAQVATASGPVPITVPVPPTPAPPTSNPGKLPQLPPRVPSQPSTESLASISSPPPKLRTPQSAPPGPPPAIPPRTGANSRSGSVPAARSFVRQASANSTPPQYTPQPPPPFVIPKRHSGLTRASTLSSSTSSSASASMSSSSASNHHGHSQSQQRASHGSVAAVLQSMPEAEPGYGSGSGSISGSSSGSGSASGSIASASPQAHRKH, translated from the exons TCGCTTCTCCCTGGTGGACTTCCCGCTCCATCTGCCACTGGAGCTGCTGGGCGTGGAGACCTGCCTGAAGGTATGGACCCTGATTATGCAGGAGAACAAGGTGCTGTTTCAGTCGCGCGACTACAACGCCCTCTCCATGTCGGTAATGGCATTCGTCACTATGCTGTATCCGCTGGAGTACATGTTCCCGGTCATCCCGCTGCTGCCCACCTGCCTCAGTTGTGCGGAGCAGCTACTTTTGGCACCCACGCCCTTCGTCATCGGGGTGCCCGCCTCGTTCCTGGTCTACAAAAAGAACTTCCG TCTACCGGACGACATTTGGGTGGTCGACTTGGACTCCACCAAACTGACGCCACCGACTGGTGGCTACGAAGAAATACCACCGCTACCTGAGCCCGAGGGCACCATTCTGAAGAACCACCTCAAGCAG GCTATGCTATTGATGGATGAAGCTGGACTTGGT GCACTTACCTCGATGACGGCCACCAATACGGCGGTGTCCTCACAACAACTATTGCCATCGGTGCGGGATAGTCTTCAGGAACCACCATTGCTAGG GGTTTCCCAAGTGAGACTTCCGCTCCAGACGCCGCCGCACTCGGCGCAGGCCAGTCAACGGAACTCGATGTCCGCCCAAGGAACGATCAGTTCCCGTCAACCGAGTCCAATGAACTCACCAGCCCTCAATCCATTCGTTTACGGAACGGATGTGGATTCCGTGGACGTGGCCACGCGGGTGGCGATGGTGCGATTTTTCAATGCTCAAAACACATTGGCCAATTTCGCCGAGCACACGCGCACCTTGCGACTGTATCCACGTCCAGTGGTGGCATTCCAGATCAATAGTTTCCTACGCTCCCGACCAAGAGCCTCGCAGTTTCTGAATCTATTTGCCAGGACGCAGGCCGTGGAGTTCCTGGCCGAATGGTCACTAACGCCCACCAATGTGGCGTTTCTTCGTGTGCAGACTGGCGTTATGGATCCCATGCAGGTGGGCGATAAGCCCAAGTGGTTCGCCCACGCTTTGACCCCCATCCGTTTCTCTGTGTGGGATGATGGCAGCTCACTGAATGGAGCCCTGAGATCGCTAAAACAACTTGAGTGCCAGCCGACGGACGAGAGTGGTTCGGATTCCGAGGGAGCGGATAGTAGTAGCTCATCGTACAGCTCACTCAGTGATTTCGTGTCGGAAATGGCCTCCTCCGATCTTTCGCCCAGCCTGCATGATGTCTTTGGGTCATACAATCGGCCACATGTTGTTCCTCAGACTTTGTCCTCGAATTTGGACCCGGCCTTGGTGTATCATCCACCAAGCAAGCTGCAGTATCCGGAAGGCATTGCCGATGCGGTGGCCAGcaaagaggaggaggatgaggagcgTGCCGATAGCCCTGTATCCTCATCCTCCAGTCGCTCGGATCTGAGTTCGCCCAGCTTCAATCGCGACTCGGAGTTTGATTTCCAGCCGAAGGGCGGACAAACTCTGGGATCGACAGCAGTTGGCGGTGGAGCGGCTGCACCCAGTTTCGAGTTGGCCACTCCGTTGGCCATGCGACTGGAGGCCACCATTAAGATGGCGAGCATTGAACAGGAATCCGATACGGGATCCACCGGAAAGCCCATAGCCGCCAGTTCGAAGCTACACAGACATCCCAGCGACTCTGATTCGCGACCTGAAAAGAAGATTCCG CCACCACTAACGCCACCGGTGAAGCAGCCTGGCGTAAGCAATATCCTGGCCCGAACTGGTAGTTccggctccagctccagcagtCCTGGACGCCAGAGTTCCCAGAGCTCCCTGTTCGAGAACTTTGCCTCCCATGCCAAGGAGCTGGTGCGCGAAACAACGCGTCAGAGCAGCCAGGAGGGTCTGCTGGCCCACGTGGATAAG CATGCGCTGGACGAAGATCTTGACGACAAAATGCGTCATACCTTCGAAAAG TTTACGCTGCACGCCAAGAAGGCGGCTGGAGAGGCTTCGAAGCAGGCCCTGGAAGTGTCCAAGCAGGCGGCTGGGGTGAGCAAGAATACCCTCGAGGATCTCACATATGTGGGCAAATCGACGCTGGGCGATCTCACCAAAACGGCCAAGGAGGCGGCCACCAAAAAGGGCATCATTAAGATCGAGGAGCATTCGGCGGGCGGAGCTGGACCACCGCCAAAGTCACCCGGATCCCAGCTGGCCACCCACAAGCAGGTGCAGCAATCTGGCGGACAGGGTGGTGGCAACAACTTCTTCTCCGCCATTGGCACGGATTTCAATGGGCTagcctcatccacatccaccatGTTCTCCGGCATGTTTGGTAAAA AGAACCAACAAAAGCCGGTTCCTGTCCAACAAAAGCAAGCTAATGTTTCCTCTGGCAAAGCCAAGTCGGGCATTAATTTCGATCCCTTCCCTGGACGCAAGGGACTCGTGGAGCGGACGCCGTTGATTAAGCATTCGGGTCCCAGGCAAACACAAGAGGAGCTGACCCGCCAGCAGAACCAGGAGCGTTCGCATAGTAATGCCGAGAACCAGACATTCCTCAAGGATGTGACCAACCAGGTGCTCGCCGGAGAGGGAGTCGGTTGGCTGAAGCTCAATCGGTTTAAGAAGCTAATGGAGGACGAGTCCTATCGCACACTCGTGCTCAGCAAGCTCAATAAGACGCTGGACAAGAAGATTGCCCCAGATGATCATATTGACGATGTG TGCGTGACGAAGCCCGTGTGGAAGGGTATGCTGAAGTGCATCCAGGCCATAGCCGGCGGATTGGACGTGACTTTTGCGAATTTCGGACTGGGCGGCATGGCGTCTGTGTTCCAGTTGATGGAGGTGGCCCATACGCATTATTGGAGCAAGGAGATCACCGAGGGCAGTGATATGTCCTCCAGCCTGCTCTCCAGCCACGCCGCCAGTCCGATGGGCAGTAGGGAGAACCTGCGATCGCCCAGCTCGCCAAATGGTTCCCACTCGGCCTTGGGCAGTGAGTGGGCATCGCCTCAGGAATCACGAAAGAGCTCCACTCAATTGGCACACGGTGGACCGGGTGGACCAGGTGGTTCGCATTCGGGTGCACCGATCAACCGGCGATTGTCGTCGGCGGACAGCCAGGATGGCCAGTCCACCACGGAGATGTTCAAGGACATGCTGTCGCAGAAGAGAAGTGCCTTGAAAAACATGCTCACCTCCTTTGATTCAGAT GCTGCTGGCTCCACGGGGGCGCTTTCCGTTGTCAGCTTGGGCGTCCGCCTGCCCTCCAGCTGCCGATCCACGGTTTCAGACACCGAGTACGAAAAT ACAACCACGTCGAAGGATTCGAAAAAGAGTTCTGGCAATCTGTGGTCTGGCAAGTCGACGCTTAGTGCCGGATTTCGCTACACTGGAGGACACCTGATCAACACTTCATCTTCTCCCTCGCCGGACAGTCCGCGGGTTTATCTCTTCGAGGGACTGCTGGGCAAGGATCGCCTCAATCTCTGGAACCAAATGCAATTCTGGGAGGACGCCTTCCTCGACGCTGTTAGTCAGGAGCGTGATATGATCGGCATGGATCAG GGTCCTATTGAAATGATGGAACGCTACAAATCACTGAGTGAATCGGAGCGCAAACGTCTGGAACACGACGAGGACCGTTTGCTATCCACAATGCTCTACAACCTGACGGCCATCCTGGTGATGCTGAATGTTACCAAGGACGAGATCCGACGTAAGATCCGACGTCTTCTTGGAAAGAGTCATATTGGCTTAGTGTACTCCCAAGAGGTGCACAATGTGGTCGATCAGATAAATAATCTG AACGGCAATGACATTGATCTAAAGCCACTGGGCTCGCGATTGCTGCACCGCCAGAGCTTCACCGTTCACCAGGGTACGGATGTAAATGGACCACTGCGATTCATGGAGGTGCGGGACGATGGTCTGGTACTGCGGTCAGTGGATGGCACCATTGTGGAGCGCTGGTGGTACGAGCGGCTGGTCAACATGACCTATTCACCCAAGACCAAGCTGCTCTGCCTGTGGCGCCGCAATGGCGGTCAAACGCAATTGCACAAATACTACACACGAAAG TGCAAGGAGCTGTACAATTGCATCAAGGAGGCCATGGAACGGGGTGGCACACCCACCAATGTGCCCGAGCTGGGCGGCGAGTTTCCCGTTCAGGACATGAACACGGGCGAGGGCGGCCTGCTGCAGGTGTGCCTCGAGGGTGTCGGTTTGTTGTTCTCCAACAGCAAG TTCTTCGTGCGATTAGACCACATCCGCAAGTGCTTCACTCAGAAGGGTGGCATTTTTGTACTGGAGGAGTACA ATCCCAAGACGCGCAATCTCATTCAACGGAAGTACCAGTCGAGCATG TCCGATCAGATTTGCTACTCGGTGCTGTGCGTATTCTCCTACGTGGCCGCCGGTCAGGATCAGAAGAAGAATCCGGTGGTCATCACGCCGCAAATCCAGGACATTCATGCCcagcagaagcaaaagcaccagcagcaacagcagcagcagccgcagccgcacCAGACACATCAACCGACGACGCAGCAACAtcaggcagcaacaacaacagtagcaTCTGCAGTGCCCACGACAACTGCTCCAGTCGGACAAGCCAATCCCAGCCGGATGAGTGGCAAATCGCAAGCCGGCAGCATCTCCATACGTCACACGGTGCCCATGCAAAAGcccaccatcaccatgtccACGGTGCAGCCGCAGGCCAGGATGCCCGCCCAGGTGGCAACCGCATCTGGTCCGGTTCCGATCACGGTGCCCGTTCCCCCCACTCCCGCTCCACCCACATCCAATCCCGGCAAGCTGCCGCAATTGCCGCCGCGCGTACCATCGCAACCTTCCACGGAGAGCCTGGCCTCAATCTCATCGCCGCCGCCAAAGCTACGGACACCCCAGTCCGCTCCACCCGGACCACCGCCGGCCATACCGCCGCGCACGGGCGCCAATTCACGGAGCGGATCGGTGCCGGCGGCCCGATCCTTTGTCCGCCAGGCATCGGCTAACTCCACACCGCCACAGTATACGCcacagccgccgccgcccttcGTGATACCCAAGCGGCACAGTGGACTGACCAGGGCATCCACTTTATcatcatccacatcctcatcggcatcggcatcgatGTCATCGTCGTCCGCCTCCAATCATCACGGGCATTCACAGTCGCAGCAGCGCGCTAGCCACGGCAGCGTAGCCGCTGTGCTGCAGTCAATGCCGGAGGCTGAGCCCGGTTACGGATCCGGCTCCGGTTCGATATCCGGCTCCAGTTCCGGCTCCGGTTCGGCATCGGGCTCCATTGCCAGCGCTTCGCCGCAGGCGCATCGCAAGCACTGA
- the LOC122625170 gene encoding MAP kinase-activating death domain protein isoform X2 produces MAPSADSESGGSHSPSPRASRKRTKLRNQSLTSLCIISHHPFFTTFRECLFILKKLIDACNESSSPKRVGASQKINRDNVWTVLTGHVSDATPSIVLHDVREIETWILRLLSTPVPVPGSTRVEVEVLSPTVHEPLLFALPDHTRFSLVDFPLHLPLELLGVETCLKVWTLIMQENKVLFQSRDYNALSMSVMAFVTMLYPLEYMFPVIPLLPTCLSCAEQLLLAPTPFVIGVPASFLVYKKNFRLPDDIWVVDLDSTKLTPPTGGYEEIPPLPEPEGTILKNHLKQAMLLMDEAGLGALTSMTATNTAVSSQQLLPSVRDSLQEPPLLGVSQVRLPLQTPPHSAQASQRNSMSAQGTISSRQPSPMNSPALNPFVYGTDVDSVDVATRVAMVRFFNAQNTLANFAEHTRTLRLYPRPVVAFQINSFLRSRPRASQFLNLFARTQAVEFLAEWSLTPTNVAFLRVQTGVMDPMQVGDKPKWFAHALTPIRFSVWDDGSSLNGALRSLKQLECQPTDESGSDSEGADSSSSSYSSLSDFVSEMASSDLSPSLHDVFGSYNRPHVVPQTLSSNLDPALVYHPPSKLQYPEGIADAVASKEEEDEERADSPVSSSSSRSDLSSPSFNRDSEFDFQPKGGQTLGSTAVGGGAAAPSFELATPLAMRLEATIKMASIEQESDTGSTGKPIAASSKLHRHPSDSDSRPEKKIPPPLTPPVKQPGVSNILARTGSSGSSSSSPGRQSSQSSLFENFASHAKELVRETTRQSSQEGLLAHVDKHALDEDLDDKMRHTFEKFTLHAKKAAGEASKQALEVSKQAAGVSKNTLEDLTYVGKSTLGDLTKTAKEAATKKGIIKIEEHSAGGAGPPPKSPGSQLATHKQVQQSGGQGGGNNFFSAIGTDFNGLASSTSTMFSGMFGKKNQQKPVPVQQKQANVSSGKAKSGINFDPFPGRKGLVERTPLIKHSGPRQTQEELTRQQNQERSHSNAENQTFLKDVTNQVLAGEGVGWLKLNRFKKLMEDESYRTLVLSKLNKTLDKKIAPDDHIDDVCVTKPVWKGMLKCIQAIAGGLDVTFANFGLGGMASVFQLMEVAHTHYWSKEITEGSDMSSSLLSSHAASPMGSRENLRSPSSPNGSHSALGSEWASPQESRKSSTQLAHGGPGGPGGSHSGAPINRRLSSADSQDGQSTTEMFKDMLSQKRSALKNMLTSFDSDTTTSKDSKKSSGNLWSGKSTLSAGFRYTGGHLINTSSSPSPDSPRVYLFEGLLGKDRLNLWNQMQFWEDAFLDAVSQERDMIGMDQGPIEMMERYKSLSESERKRLEHDEDRLLSTMLYNLTAILVMLNVTKDEIRRKIRRLLGKSHIGLVYSQEVHNVVDQINNLNGNDIDLKPLGSRLLHRQSFTVHQGTDVNGPLRFMEVRDDGLVLRSVDGTIVERWWYERLVNMTYSPKTKLLCLWRRNGGQTQLHKYYTRKCKELYNCIKEAMERGGTPTNVPELGGEFPVQDMNTGEGGLLQVCLEGVGLLFSNSKFFVRLDHIRKCFTQKGGIFVLEEYNPKTRNLIQRKYQSSMSDQICYSVLCVFSYVAAGQDQKKNPVVITPQIQDIHAQQKQKHQQQQQQQPQPHQTHQPTTQQHQAATTTVASAVPTTTAPVGQANPSRMSGKSQAGSISIRHTVPMQKPTITMSTVQPQARMPAQVATASGPVPITVPVPPTPAPPTSNPGKLPQLPPRVPSQPSTESLASISSPPPKLRTPQSAPPGPPPAIPPRTGANSRSGSVPAARSFVRQASANSTPPQYTPQPPPPFVIPKRHSGLTRASTLSSSTSSSASASMSSSSASNHHGHSQSQQRASHGSVAAVLQSMPEAEPGYGSGSGSISGSSSGSGSASGSIASASPQAHRKH; encoded by the exons TCGCTTCTCCCTGGTGGACTTCCCGCTCCATCTGCCACTGGAGCTGCTGGGCGTGGAGACCTGCCTGAAGGTATGGACCCTGATTATGCAGGAGAACAAGGTGCTGTTTCAGTCGCGCGACTACAACGCCCTCTCCATGTCGGTAATGGCATTCGTCACTATGCTGTATCCGCTGGAGTACATGTTCCCGGTCATCCCGCTGCTGCCCACCTGCCTCAGTTGTGCGGAGCAGCTACTTTTGGCACCCACGCCCTTCGTCATCGGGGTGCCCGCCTCGTTCCTGGTCTACAAAAAGAACTTCCG TCTACCGGACGACATTTGGGTGGTCGACTTGGACTCCACCAAACTGACGCCACCGACTGGTGGCTACGAAGAAATACCACCGCTACCTGAGCCCGAGGGCACCATTCTGAAGAACCACCTCAAGCAG GCTATGCTATTGATGGATGAAGCTGGACTTGGT GCACTTACCTCGATGACGGCCACCAATACGGCGGTGTCCTCACAACAACTATTGCCATCGGTGCGGGATAGTCTTCAGGAACCACCATTGCTAGG GGTTTCCCAAGTGAGACTTCCGCTCCAGACGCCGCCGCACTCGGCGCAGGCCAGTCAACGGAACTCGATGTCCGCCCAAGGAACGATCAGTTCCCGTCAACCGAGTCCAATGAACTCACCAGCCCTCAATCCATTCGTTTACGGAACGGATGTGGATTCCGTGGACGTGGCCACGCGGGTGGCGATGGTGCGATTTTTCAATGCTCAAAACACATTGGCCAATTTCGCCGAGCACACGCGCACCTTGCGACTGTATCCACGTCCAGTGGTGGCATTCCAGATCAATAGTTTCCTACGCTCCCGACCAAGAGCCTCGCAGTTTCTGAATCTATTTGCCAGGACGCAGGCCGTGGAGTTCCTGGCCGAATGGTCACTAACGCCCACCAATGTGGCGTTTCTTCGTGTGCAGACTGGCGTTATGGATCCCATGCAGGTGGGCGATAAGCCCAAGTGGTTCGCCCACGCTTTGACCCCCATCCGTTTCTCTGTGTGGGATGATGGCAGCTCACTGAATGGAGCCCTGAGATCGCTAAAACAACTTGAGTGCCAGCCGACGGACGAGAGTGGTTCGGATTCCGAGGGAGCGGATAGTAGTAGCTCATCGTACAGCTCACTCAGTGATTTCGTGTCGGAAATGGCCTCCTCCGATCTTTCGCCCAGCCTGCATGATGTCTTTGGGTCATACAATCGGCCACATGTTGTTCCTCAGACTTTGTCCTCGAATTTGGACCCGGCCTTGGTGTATCATCCACCAAGCAAGCTGCAGTATCCGGAAGGCATTGCCGATGCGGTGGCCAGcaaagaggaggaggatgaggagcgTGCCGATAGCCCTGTATCCTCATCCTCCAGTCGCTCGGATCTGAGTTCGCCCAGCTTCAATCGCGACTCGGAGTTTGATTTCCAGCCGAAGGGCGGACAAACTCTGGGATCGACAGCAGTTGGCGGTGGAGCGGCTGCACCCAGTTTCGAGTTGGCCACTCCGTTGGCCATGCGACTGGAGGCCACCATTAAGATGGCGAGCATTGAACAGGAATCCGATACGGGATCCACCGGAAAGCCCATAGCCGCCAGTTCGAAGCTACACAGACATCCCAGCGACTCTGATTCGCGACCTGAAAAGAAGATTCCG CCACCACTAACGCCACCGGTGAAGCAGCCTGGCGTAAGCAATATCCTGGCCCGAACTGGTAGTTccggctccagctccagcagtCCTGGACGCCAGAGTTCCCAGAGCTCCCTGTTCGAGAACTTTGCCTCCCATGCCAAGGAGCTGGTGCGCGAAACAACGCGTCAGAGCAGCCAGGAGGGTCTGCTGGCCCACGTGGATAAG CATGCGCTGGACGAAGATCTTGACGACAAAATGCGTCATACCTTCGAAAAG TTTACGCTGCACGCCAAGAAGGCGGCTGGAGAGGCTTCGAAGCAGGCCCTGGAAGTGTCCAAGCAGGCGGCTGGGGTGAGCAAGAATACCCTCGAGGATCTCACATATGTGGGCAAATCGACGCTGGGCGATCTCACCAAAACGGCCAAGGAGGCGGCCACCAAAAAGGGCATCATTAAGATCGAGGAGCATTCGGCGGGCGGAGCTGGACCACCGCCAAAGTCACCCGGATCCCAGCTGGCCACCCACAAGCAGGTGCAGCAATCTGGCGGACAGGGTGGTGGCAACAACTTCTTCTCCGCCATTGGCACGGATTTCAATGGGCTagcctcatccacatccaccatGTTCTCCGGCATGTTTGGTAAAA AGAACCAACAAAAGCCGGTTCCTGTCCAACAAAAGCAAGCTAATGTTTCCTCTGGCAAAGCCAAGTCGGGCATTAATTTCGATCCCTTCCCTGGACGCAAGGGACTCGTGGAGCGGACGCCGTTGATTAAGCATTCGGGTCCCAGGCAAACACAAGAGGAGCTGACCCGCCAGCAGAACCAGGAGCGTTCGCATAGTAATGCCGAGAACCAGACATTCCTCAAGGATGTGACCAACCAGGTGCTCGCCGGAGAGGGAGTCGGTTGGCTGAAGCTCAATCGGTTTAAGAAGCTAATGGAGGACGAGTCCTATCGCACACTCGTGCTCAGCAAGCTCAATAAGACGCTGGACAAGAAGATTGCCCCAGATGATCATATTGACGATGTG TGCGTGACGAAGCCCGTGTGGAAGGGTATGCTGAAGTGCATCCAGGCCATAGCCGGCGGATTGGACGTGACTTTTGCGAATTTCGGACTGGGCGGCATGGCGTCTGTGTTCCAGTTGATGGAGGTGGCCCATACGCATTATTGGAGCAAGGAGATCACCGAGGGCAGTGATATGTCCTCCAGCCTGCTCTCCAGCCACGCCGCCAGTCCGATGGGCAGTAGGGAGAACCTGCGATCGCCCAGCTCGCCAAATGGTTCCCACTCGGCCTTGGGCAGTGAGTGGGCATCGCCTCAGGAATCACGAAAGAGCTCCACTCAATTGGCACACGGTGGACCGGGTGGACCAGGTGGTTCGCATTCGGGTGCACCGATCAACCGGCGATTGTCGTCGGCGGACAGCCAGGATGGCCAGTCCACCACGGAGATGTTCAAGGACATGCTGTCGCAGAAGAGAAGTGCCTTGAAAAACATGCTCACCTCCTTTGATTCAGAT ACAACCACGTCGAAGGATTCGAAAAAGAGTTCTGGCAATCTGTGGTCTGGCAAGTCGACGCTTAGTGCCGGATTTCGCTACACTGGAGGACACCTGATCAACACTTCATCTTCTCCCTCGCCGGACAGTCCGCGGGTTTATCTCTTCGAGGGACTGCTGGGCAAGGATCGCCTCAATCTCTGGAACCAAATGCAATTCTGGGAGGACGCCTTCCTCGACGCTGTTAGTCAGGAGCGTGATATGATCGGCATGGATCAG GGTCCTATTGAAATGATGGAACGCTACAAATCACTGAGTGAATCGGAGCGCAAACGTCTGGAACACGACGAGGACCGTTTGCTATCCACAATGCTCTACAACCTGACGGCCATCCTGGTGATGCTGAATGTTACCAAGGACGAGATCCGACGTAAGATCCGACGTCTTCTTGGAAAGAGTCATATTGGCTTAGTGTACTCCCAAGAGGTGCACAATGTGGTCGATCAGATAAATAATCTG AACGGCAATGACATTGATCTAAAGCCACTGGGCTCGCGATTGCTGCACCGCCAGAGCTTCACCGTTCACCAGGGTACGGATGTAAATGGACCACTGCGATTCATGGAGGTGCGGGACGATGGTCTGGTACTGCGGTCAGTGGATGGCACCATTGTGGAGCGCTGGTGGTACGAGCGGCTGGTCAACATGACCTATTCACCCAAGACCAAGCTGCTCTGCCTGTGGCGCCGCAATGGCGGTCAAACGCAATTGCACAAATACTACACACGAAAG TGCAAGGAGCTGTACAATTGCATCAAGGAGGCCATGGAACGGGGTGGCACACCCACCAATGTGCCCGAGCTGGGCGGCGAGTTTCCCGTTCAGGACATGAACACGGGCGAGGGCGGCCTGCTGCAGGTGTGCCTCGAGGGTGTCGGTTTGTTGTTCTCCAACAGCAAG TTCTTCGTGCGATTAGACCACATCCGCAAGTGCTTCACTCAGAAGGGTGGCATTTTTGTACTGGAGGAGTACA ATCCCAAGACGCGCAATCTCATTCAACGGAAGTACCAGTCGAGCATG TCCGATCAGATTTGCTACTCGGTGCTGTGCGTATTCTCCTACGTGGCCGCCGGTCAGGATCAGAAGAAGAATCCGGTGGTCATCACGCCGCAAATCCAGGACATTCATGCCcagcagaagcaaaagcaccagcagcaacagcagcagcagccgcagccgcacCAGACACATCAACCGACGACGCAGCAACAtcaggcagcaacaacaacagtagcaTCTGCAGTGCCCACGACAACTGCTCCAGTCGGACAAGCCAATCCCAGCCGGATGAGTGGCAAATCGCAAGCCGGCAGCATCTCCATACGTCACACGGTGCCCATGCAAAAGcccaccatcaccatgtccACGGTGCAGCCGCAGGCCAGGATGCCCGCCCAGGTGGCAACCGCATCTGGTCCGGTTCCGATCACGGTGCCCGTTCCCCCCACTCCCGCTCCACCCACATCCAATCCCGGCAAGCTGCCGCAATTGCCGCCGCGCGTACCATCGCAACCTTCCACGGAGAGCCTGGCCTCAATCTCATCGCCGCCGCCAAAGCTACGGACACCCCAGTCCGCTCCACCCGGACCACCGCCGGCCATACCGCCGCGCACGGGCGCCAATTCACGGAGCGGATCGGTGCCGGCGGCCCGATCCTTTGTCCGCCAGGCATCGGCTAACTCCACACCGCCACAGTATACGCcacagccgccgccgcccttcGTGATACCCAAGCGGCACAGTGGACTGACCAGGGCATCCACTTTATcatcatccacatcctcatcggcatcggcatcgatGTCATCGTCGTCCGCCTCCAATCATCACGGGCATTCACAGTCGCAGCAGCGCGCTAGCCACGGCAGCGTAGCCGCTGTGCTGCAGTCAATGCCGGAGGCTGAGCCCGGTTACGGATCCGGCTCCGGTTCGATATCCGGCTCCAGTTCCGGCTCCGGTTCGGCATCGGGCTCCATTGCCAGCGCTTCGCCGCAGGCGCATCGCAAGCACTGA